In Pelosinus sp. UFO1, one genomic interval encodes:
- a CDS encoding TolC family protein, with protein sequence MIKHAHWKKRLAVALTGGLLMLNTVVALAAPVELTLEDSIAMALNSNPAIKMTDADRKSAELQINVAKGGHLPALTVAHSDNFFHSGADADTDYATTVSLGVNLYTGGKTESDISSAKIKLKVADSAVEQSKQKIKLDATNDYFTILQTKNSLKVSQEAVDQMEVHLKNVQAQYAVGTVAKSDVLRSEVELANNQQALIKAKNAYDLAVSNLNNVIGLPLDTDVIVKDELKHEKYASTLADSIQYALTHRPEALQADYSIDVAKEAVKSSKAGKLPTVSATAKTGWKDKDFPGADNNTWSIGLAATWTPFDSGVTNAKIKQSDSAVVKAIEQARQTKDTVQLDVRQAYLNMSEAEKRIDTTQVAVEKAEEDFKIAQVRYSAGVGTNTDVIDAQVALTTAKNNYIQAMYDFNTNKASLIKAMGVPVVEVKK encoded by the coding sequence ATGATAAAACATGCTCATTGGAAAAAACGTTTAGCAGTAGCGTTAACTGGTGGATTACTAATGCTAAATACGGTGGTTGCATTAGCGGCACCAGTCGAGCTAACTTTAGAAGATAGCATTGCCATGGCTTTAAACAGTAATCCTGCAATCAAGATGACAGACGCGGACCGAAAAAGTGCAGAACTGCAAATTAATGTAGCAAAGGGTGGACACTTACCCGCACTAACAGTAGCGCATAGTGATAATTTTTTTCATTCGGGTGCTGATGCTGATACTGATTATGCTACTACAGTATCTTTAGGAGTAAATTTATATACTGGTGGCAAGACAGAAAGTGATATTTCCTCGGCAAAAATTAAGCTAAAAGTAGCTGACTCTGCTGTAGAACAGAGCAAACAAAAGATAAAATTGGATGCTACTAATGATTATTTTACAATTTTGCAAACCAAGAACTCCCTTAAGGTTAGCCAAGAAGCCGTTGATCAAATGGAAGTACATTTGAAGAATGTGCAGGCTCAATATGCTGTGGGGACGGTAGCAAAATCCGATGTATTACGTTCCGAAGTAGAATTAGCAAATAATCAGCAAGCTTTAATTAAAGCAAAAAATGCTTATGATTTAGCAGTTTCTAATTTAAATAATGTAATTGGTTTACCTTTAGATACGGACGTCATAGTAAAAGATGAATTAAAACATGAAAAGTATGCCTCGACATTAGCCGACAGTATTCAATATGCTCTTACTCATCGGCCAGAAGCCCTTCAGGCCGATTATAGCATTGACGTGGCAAAAGAAGCTGTTAAAAGCTCTAAGGCTGGAAAGCTACCAACGGTAAGTGCGACAGCTAAAACTGGTTGGAAGGATAAGGACTTTCCTGGTGCGGATAATAATACCTGGTCAATCGGTTTAGCAGCTACTTGGACGCCTTTTGATTCTGGCGTAACCAATGCCAAAATTAAGCAATCAGATTCAGCAGTGGTAAAGGCTATAGAGCAGGCTAGACAGACGAAGGATACGGTGCAATTAGATGTGCGTCAAGCTTATTTGAATATGAGTGAAGCAGAAAAACGAATTGACACTACCCAAGTTGCCGTAGAAAAGGCAGAAGAAGATTTCAAAATTGCTCAAGTTCGCTATAGCGCGGGCGTGGGAACTAACACGGATGTAATTGATGCCCAAGTTGCTTTGACGACAGCGAAGAATAATTATATCCAAGCCATGTATGATTTCAATACAAACAAAGCCAGCCTAATCAAAGCCATGGGTGTACCTGTGGTAGAGGTGAAGAAATAA
- a CDS encoding MlaD family protein, giving the protein MNMSTEAKVGSVSMIAFLLLAYMIIHIGSFTFGDQGYPVQAVFSQVNGLKDGNVVRYAGVDVGRIKGIEVLPEGVKVTLLMSPGTKIPQESKFVIGADGLMGEKYVNIIPPSKSSGFLVPYAVVRGEEIQGLDELIASSDRVLAEVHDLVKSLNEIIGDDKVKAAMKGTILNAKEITDNLNTLTAGLARMVQNNEGNLSEMVSNLSAMSRSLRDVAGRVDTMLAVVDNDGQTAKDLRETIQNIKNTSLRVEKMAASLEGVVTDPETAQNLKETLKNARAASDKANKMLTKVSSIQTKMGFETLYNNDTGKYSSNADVKITTSPQDFAIIGVNNIGDGSKGNFQIGKGNEQFSGRAGVIDSKVGVGVDTQVGKQMRLSVDVYDPNDVRVKLRTQYQVAPDTFIVGQTDNINKQADRNTYVGVRKTF; this is encoded by the coding sequence ATGAATATGAGCACAGAAGCCAAAGTCGGTTCCGTAAGTATGATTGCCTTTTTGTTATTGGCTTATATGATTATCCATATAGGTAGTTTTACTTTTGGCGATCAAGGGTATCCAGTCCAAGCTGTATTTAGTCAAGTGAATGGTTTGAAGGATGGCAATGTAGTCCGCTATGCAGGCGTAGATGTTGGGCGGATAAAGGGTATAGAAGTGCTTCCAGAAGGGGTAAAGGTGACCTTGCTAATGAGTCCGGGAACGAAAATTCCCCAAGAATCCAAATTTGTTATTGGGGCCGATGGCCTAATGGGAGAAAAATATGTTAACATTATCCCGCCTAGCAAAAGTTCTGGTTTTTTAGTGCCTTATGCAGTCGTGAGGGGAGAAGAGATTCAGGGATTAGACGAGCTGATTGCTTCTTCAGATCGGGTGTTAGCAGAAGTGCATGATTTGGTGAAATCGTTAAATGAAATTATTGGTGATGACAAAGTGAAAGCGGCGATGAAAGGGACAATTCTAAACGCCAAAGAGATTACAGACAATCTTAATACTTTAACAGCTGGTTTGGCACGTATGGTGCAAAACAATGAGGGAAATTTAAGCGAAATGGTAAGTAACTTAAGTGCGATGTCTCGCAGTTTGCGAGATGTAGCAGGTCGGGTAGATACCATGTTGGCAGTGGTCGATAATGATGGGCAAACGGCCAAAGATTTGCGAGAAACCATTCAAAACATTAAAAATACTAGTTTGCGTGTAGAGAAAATGGCAGCTTCTCTAGAAGGTGTTGTAACGGATCCGGAAACGGCTCAAAACCTAAAAGAAACATTGAAAAATGCTAGAGCAGCCAGTGATAAGGCCAATAAAATGCTAACGAAAGTATCATCAATTCAAACTAAAATGGGATTTGAAACTTTATACAATAATGATACAGGAAAATACAGCAGTAATGCTGATGTTAAGATTACTACCTCGCCTCAGGATTTTGCCATTATTGGTGTTAATAATATTGGGGATGGTAGTAAAGGGAATTTTCAGATCGGAAAAGGCAATGAACAATTTTCTGGCCGTGCTGGTGTAATTGATAGTAAGGTTGGAGTTGGAGTTGATACGCAAGTTGGAAAACAAATGAGACTATCCGTTGATGTCTATGACCCGAATGACGTAAGAGTTAAGCTGCGTACCCAATACCAAGTGGCCCCTGATACCTTTATCGTTGGTCAGACGGATAACATCAACAAGCAAGCTGATCGAAATACTTATGTGGGCGTTAGGAAAACCTTTTAA
- a CDS encoding ABC transporter ATP-binding protein, producing MIKLVNISMSFHGKTILQDINLEVTQGETMVVIGPSGSGKSTLLRLMIGLLKPTEGEIWVKGQEITNLSEDSLNKIRIGMGMVFQYSALFDSMTVGENVAFGLREHTDMSEPEIKKVISRNLRMVGLAGQENVMPNELSGGMKKRVSLARAIAIRPEIMLYDEPTAGLDPIMSGTIDRLMMNTKRVLGVTSVVVTHHMSSAFKIADRIAVIHGGQIIEIGTVDQIKNTENAIVQQFIHGFKSPGAYVRRRSEIK from the coding sequence ATGATAAAGTTGGTTAACATCAGCATGAGTTTTCATGGGAAAACTATTTTGCAAGATATAAACTTAGAAGTAACTCAAGGGGAAACTATGGTGGTTATTGGCCCTAGTGGTTCCGGCAAAAGCACACTACTACGTCTAATGATCGGCCTTTTAAAACCTACAGAGGGAGAAATATGGGTTAAAGGACAGGAAATTACTAACCTATCAGAAGATAGTTTAAATAAAATTCGTATTGGTATGGGGATGGTATTTCAATATTCCGCTCTGTTTGATTCAATGACAGTAGGGGAAAATGTAGCCTTTGGCCTCAGAGAACATACGGATATGTCAGAACCAGAAATTAAGAAGGTTATCTCTCGCAACCTGCGAATGGTAGGTTTGGCAGGGCAAGAAAATGTAATGCCTAATGAGCTATCCGGCGGTATGAAAAAGCGTGTTAGTTTAGCGAGAGCCATTGCAATAAGACCAGAAATTATGTTATATGATGAACCGACAGCGGGGCTTGATCCGATTATGTCAGGGACGATTGATAGGCTCATGATGAACACCAAGCGTGTACTAGGAGTTACTTCTGTTGTGGTTACTCATCATATGTCTAGCGCCTTTAAAATTGCTGATCGCATTGCAGTAATTCATGGTGGGCAAATTATCGAAATAGGTACCGTGGATCAAATTAAAAATACGGAAAATGCCATTGTGCAGCAGTTTATTCACGGTTTTAAATCACCTGGCGCATATGTTCGAAGGAGGTCAGAAATAAAATGA
- a CDS encoding ABC transporter permease, whose amino-acid sequence MLLSFLENIGRHVIHAAENSGRIMILLFNTVYHFRKQPRMQHVLHQMAHLGVDSLPIVLLTILFTGMVITLQTANEFIKYGAQSSVGGVVAIAMARELAPVLTGVVVAGRVGAAITAEIGSMKVTEQIDALRVMAIDPIKYLVVPRFLACVVMVPMLVVFADIIGTLGGYLVATLYAGIGSFTYIHSIKLFAVVNDIMGGLVKAMFFGGIIAIIGCYKGLTAGEGAEGVGKATTASVVSSIILIFVSNYFLSLLIYR is encoded by the coding sequence ATGTTACTATCTTTCTTGGAGAATATTGGGCGGCACGTGATTCATGCTGCAGAGAACAGTGGTCGAATTATGATACTGCTTTTTAATACTGTTTATCACTTTCGAAAACAACCTAGAATGCAGCATGTGCTGCATCAAATGGCACATCTTGGGGTGGATTCCTTACCGATTGTCCTACTAACTATTTTATTTACAGGTATGGTTATTACTTTACAGACCGCCAATGAATTTATTAAGTATGGTGCTCAGTCATCTGTAGGCGGTGTTGTGGCAATTGCCATGGCCAGAGAATTAGCACCCGTTCTAACAGGTGTAGTCGTAGCTGGACGGGTAGGGGCAGCAATTACCGCTGAGATTGGTTCCATGAAGGTGACAGAACAAATTGATGCCTTGAGGGTTATGGCAATTGATCCGATCAAATACCTAGTCGTTCCTAGATTCCTGGCCTGTGTAGTTATGGTGCCGATGCTAGTAGTTTTTGCCGATATTATTGGTACATTAGGCGGATATTTAGTAGCTACTTTATATGCTGGTATTGGCTCCTTTACCTATATCCACTCGATAAAACTGTTTGCAGTAGTCAATGATATAATGGGGGGCTTAGTTAAGGCTATGTTTTTTGGTGGCATCATTGCCATCATTGGCTGTTACAAAGGACTGACAGCCGGGGAAGGCGCAGAAGGTGTAGGTAAAGCCACAACTGCTTCTGTAGTGAGCTCTATTATTTTAATCTTTGTCAGCAATTATTTCCTATCGTTATTAATCTATCGTTAA
- a CDS encoding SpoIVB peptidase S55 domain-containing protein encodes MIVLQKIFRQCRLALLIFLLTLPVSSVWAAPEMMPVEDVKQGMQGIGKTVVSGTKLEEFGVEVLGVMKNKGPSGDLILVRTFGDVIDRTGGIAQGMSGSPVYINNKLVGAIAYGWSLTDHKIGMVTPIADMLKLWEMPDKYNASMQVEDNLPGFEEMATPLMVSGFSSNALSMLQDKLKPFNLSPYEVGVAPSDAGFGPLEPGGAVGVELVRGDSSVAALGTVTYVEGDKVLAFGHPFLKKGNIGYFMTNAYVFTTVMGLENSFKVGTTGDAVGLINQDRGAAVAGKLGRYPTIIPVRIMVKDNDTGKISDSAIQVIKDEQLSSILTATTVFNVIDKTIDRVGPGTAKVSFEISGRNMPVEVIRRENMFYSPASVGESAVGEFLDAMTMISGNQYNPVDIMDVKVNVSVSEERRTATIVEAKAKTLTAKPGETIDIGVKIKPFRGEPIARIVPFTVPKEQPEGPLTLEVRGGGMVPIMQLLSKQQGLDEGLLLLAKPKQKNQGFSDVIKEFVERDRNNEIVVEVFNTGIENLMGGSKVSKNNVDNKSPESSLDEQTAHLKLDAKNSGNKEMKNQNKSKNRIATDYIIDGDTQILVTVVKDKLNN; translated from the coding sequence ATGATAGTTTTGCAAAAAATATTCAGGCAGTGTCGTCTGGCACTGCTTATTTTTTTATTAACACTACCCGTATCTTCTGTATGGGCTGCCCCTGAAATGATGCCAGTAGAAGACGTAAAACAAGGGATGCAAGGTATAGGAAAAACCGTAGTTTCTGGTACGAAACTAGAAGAGTTTGGGGTAGAAGTGTTAGGGGTTATGAAAAATAAGGGACCATCCGGGGACTTGATTCTAGTACGCACTTTTGGTGATGTCATTGATCGTACTGGCGGGATTGCCCAAGGAATGAGTGGCAGCCCCGTATACATTAATAATAAACTAGTTGGGGCTATCGCTTATGGATGGTCTTTAACAGATCACAAAATTGGTATGGTTACTCCCATAGCCGATATGCTCAAATTGTGGGAAATGCCTGATAAATACAATGCTTCTATGCAGGTAGAGGATAATTTGCCAGGATTTGAAGAAATGGCAACTCCCTTAATGGTATCTGGCTTTAGCAGTAATGCCTTATCAATGTTGCAAGATAAACTTAAGCCATTTAATTTATCACCTTACGAGGTAGGAGTTGCACCTTCTGATGCAGGATTTGGTCCCCTTGAACCAGGCGGTGCTGTAGGAGTAGAATTGGTCCGAGGTGATAGTAGTGTAGCCGCTTTAGGAACTGTTACTTATGTTGAGGGTGATAAGGTGCTGGCCTTTGGACATCCCTTCCTAAAGAAGGGGAATATTGGCTATTTTATGACCAATGCGTATGTTTTTACTACCGTAATGGGTTTAGAGAATTCATTTAAGGTAGGAACAACAGGAGACGCCGTTGGCTTAATTAATCAGGATCGTGGTGCGGCGGTAGCCGGAAAACTGGGTAGGTATCCTACCATTATTCCTGTACGTATAATGGTAAAAGACAACGATACAGGGAAGATCTCAGATTCGGCAATCCAAGTAATAAAGGATGAGCAATTATCGTCCATTTTAACTGCGACTACTGTATTCAATGTGATTGATAAAACAATAGACAGAGTGGGACCAGGGACTGCGAAAGTTAGTTTCGAAATTTCAGGGCGAAATATGCCCGTGGAAGTCATTCGTCGGGAAAACATGTTCTATAGCCCTGCTAGTGTAGGGGAATCGGCTGTAGGTGAATTTTTGGATGCTATGACAATGATCTCAGGCAATCAATACAATCCAGTTGATATTATGGATGTTAAAGTCAATGTTTCAGTTAGTGAAGAGCGTCGTACCGCAACGATTGTTGAGGCTAAGGCTAAGACCCTTACGGCAAAACCTGGCGAGACAATAGATATAGGCGTTAAGATAAAGCCTTTTCGTGGCGAACCAATTGCCCGCATAGTACCCTTTACTGTTCCTAAAGAACAACCAGAAGGTCCTCTTACTTTAGAAGTACGAGGGGGCGGCATGGTACCCATAATGCAACTATTATCAAAACAGCAAGGGCTTGATGAAGGCTTGCTGCTGCTTGCAAAACCAAAACAAAAGAATCAAGGCTTTTCCGATGTCATTAAAGAATTCGTAGAACGTGACCGTAATAATGAGATTGTTGTAGAAGTTTTCAACACGGGCATTGAGAACCTTATGGGCGGTAGCAAAGTAAGTAAAAATAACGTTGATAATAAAAGTCCAGAGAGTTCATTGGATGAACAAACGGCTCATTTGAAACTAGATGCAAAAAATAGTGGCAATAAAGAAATGAAAAATCAAAATAAATCTAAGAATCGCATCGCAACGGACTATATTATTGATGGCGATACTCAAATCCTAGTTACAGTGGTAAAGGACAAACTAAATAATTAG
- a CDS encoding biotin/lipoyl-containing protein: MLHKKRITVAVVALLLIAGSLLATASNIVDQKATLSGPVTASGLVTPGTVVHEGDILVRVGTLTGAVPASRATTNGVVKEVLVTPGSKITVGDTVVRIEVGK, encoded by the coding sequence ATGCTACACAAAAAAAGGATAACAGTGGCAGTAGTAGCATTACTACTGATAGCAGGTAGTTTGTTGGCTACGGCGAGTAATATAGTAGATCAAAAGGCGACTTTATCTGGGCCTGTTACGGCAAGTGGTTTAGTGACTCCAGGAACTGTTGTTCATGAAGGTGATATTTTGGTGCGAGTTGGCACGTTAACTGGGGCAGTCCCAGCATCGAGAGCCACAACAAATGGCGTTGTTAAGGAAGTATTAGTTACACCTGGCAGTAAGATTACCGTAGGCGATACAGTTGTTCGTATTGAAGTCGGTAAATAG
- a CDS encoding phosphodiester glycosidase family protein, whose product MKAYKRFYSILILLLLFSQIAWAAPGNSVLQKVRFSQTPDKVRIVFDVNELPVYTANLTANPDQIVLDFTNTTSVIKLTTLLLNDTAVKDLQLSEVQPGKQRVVINLKTSAITYKVFTLANPNRVVIDITKKVDQKYEEEISTGIKYTSLYRNTNAGPITAYVVDLSPSSAYQVKPVLSNDSIVDRECVLSMTERAKALVGINASYFAPNGEILGLLKMGDQIISTSAVGRTALGILPNGQIMFDQIDYKGSVTLPDGRLVAITGVNHERGPDDLILYNNYYDNMTGTNEFGTDYIISKDTITAIAHGNAVIPPGSVVLSAHGSNEKALAALKVGDSIKINQSLGSAWDSTSYVLGAGPRLIKANSVFLTSKLEEFPSDITVGRAPRTAIGLTKDGHILLVVVDGRQEQSIGMTLLELALLMQEFGAVDAMNLDGGGSSEMVIKGKIVNKPSDGRERSVGDALIIAPKD is encoded by the coding sequence ATGAAGGCTTATAAACGGTTCTATAGTATCTTGATTCTACTACTCTTATTTTCTCAAATTGCATGGGCTGCTCCGGGCAACTCTGTGCTGCAAAAAGTTAGGTTTAGTCAAACACCAGATAAGGTAAGAATTGTATTTGATGTAAATGAGCTACCAGTATATACGGCCAATTTAACTGCAAATCCGGATCAAATTGTACTTGATTTTACTAATACTACTAGTGTAATCAAGCTAACGACGCTGTTATTAAATGATACAGCAGTTAAGGATTTACAATTATCAGAAGTGCAGCCAGGCAAACAGCGGGTTGTTATTAACCTAAAAACATCTGCTATTACCTATAAGGTATTTACATTGGCCAATCCAAATCGGGTAGTGATAGACATTACTAAGAAAGTTGATCAAAAATACGAAGAAGAGATTAGTACGGGTATAAAATATACTTCGTTATACCGCAATACTAATGCAGGCCCTATAACTGCCTACGTTGTTGATTTATCTCCTAGCAGTGCTTATCAAGTAAAACCTGTGCTCTCAAATGATTCGATTGTCGACCGGGAATGTGTTTTGTCAATGACCGAGCGCGCCAAGGCACTTGTTGGTATTAATGCCTCCTATTTTGCTCCAAATGGGGAAATATTGGGTTTGCTAAAAATGGGCGATCAGATAATAAGTACCTCGGCCGTAGGGCGTACTGCTTTAGGTATATTACCTAATGGCCAAATTATGTTTGATCAGATCGACTATAAGGGAAGCGTTACCCTACCAGATGGACGATTAGTAGCAATTACGGGTGTCAACCATGAAAGAGGTCCAGATGACCTGATTTTATATAACAATTATTATGACAATATGACAGGTACTAATGAGTTTGGTACAGATTATATTATAAGTAAGGATACCATTACTGCCATCGCCCATGGTAATGCTGTCATACCTCCAGGGTCTGTTGTTTTATCCGCTCATGGTAGTAATGAAAAAGCATTAGCAGCTTTAAAAGTTGGCGATAGTATCAAAATCAATCAATCGCTAGGTTCCGCATGGGATAGTACCAGTTACGTTCTTGGTGCAGGGCCACGGTTGATTAAAGCTAATAGTGTATTTTTAACAAGTAAATTAGAAGAGTTTCCTTCTGATATAACTGTTGGCAGGGCTCCACGAACGGCGATTGGCCTGACCAAAGATGGCCATATACTTCTCGTTGTTGTTGATGGTCGTCAAGAGCAGAGTATTGGTATGACCCTCTTAGAATTAGCATTGTTGATGCAGGAATTTGGCGCTGTGGATGCGATGAATCTAGATGGTGGCGGTTCAAGTGAAATGGTAATAAAGGGTAAAATCGTAAATAAGCCTTCAGATGGAAGAGAAAGGTCTGTAGGCGATGCATTAATTATTGCTCCGAAGGATTGA
- a CDS encoding rod-binding protein, which translates to MEISGISPTSMINTLGSAQNKANGDFADSLAAETEKAKASKDDAKLKKTCQDMEAVFLNIMMADMRKTVQKSKLVDSSQEDTMQSMLDSEITKDMAKAGGMGLADMLYRQLHVATAPVSQKSQAPK; encoded by the coding sequence ATGGAAATATCAGGAATAAGTCCAACTAGTATGATAAATACCTTAGGATCTGCGCAAAATAAAGCAAATGGTGATTTTGCTGACAGCTTGGCAGCGGAAACAGAAAAGGCCAAAGCGTCGAAAGATGATGCCAAACTCAAAAAAACATGTCAAGATATGGAAGCTGTATTTTTAAACATAATGATGGCTGACATGCGAAAAACAGTGCAGAAATCAAAGTTAGTGGATAGTTCACAGGAAGATACCATGCAATCCATGCTAGATAGTGAAATTACAAAAGACATGGCAAAAGCTGGTGGTATGGGATTGGCGGATATGCTTTATCGCCAACTCCATGTTGCTACAGCACCGGTCTCTCAAAAGTCCCAGGCACCGAAATAG
- a CDS encoding flagellar basal body P-ring protein FlgI: MRKLAVSVAIAICAMSVLTTAMASSAVTRIKDVAKVQGVRANQLVGYGLVTGLSGTGDSNTLVQTRQSVANMLKGFGLTVTESQLKSKNVAAVMVTAQLPAFAKPGDTIDVTISSMGDAKSLQGGILLQTPLKAGNGQVYAVGQGPVSTGGYIASGGGSSQQKNFLTTGTTPNGAIVERDVPTQLVSSDGSITLSLSQPDFTTATRIADTIDSRFGSISTTKDPGTIIVTVPSGYGSNVVGFVAAIEELYINPDNIARIVINERTGTIVMGSNVSIDEVAVAQGGLSISITKTTDVSQPPPFSNGSTVTTNSTTVNVNEDKANIMVLPSTASVGDVVRGLNAIGATPRDIISILQAIKASGALHADLQII, translated from the coding sequence ATGCGTAAGTTAGCGGTTAGTGTTGCAATTGCGATTTGTGCTATGTCTGTTCTGACAACTGCAATGGCGTCTAGTGCAGTAACACGGATTAAAGACGTAGCAAAGGTGCAAGGTGTACGGGCAAATCAATTGGTGGGATATGGACTGGTAACTGGATTATCTGGCACAGGTGATTCCAATACACTAGTTCAAACAAGACAGTCAGTAGCCAACATGTTAAAAGGTTTTGGGTTAACGGTTACTGAATCGCAACTTAAATCGAAAAATGTAGCTGCCGTAATGGTTACTGCTCAATTACCAGCTTTCGCAAAACCTGGTGATACAATTGATGTGACGATTTCTTCTATGGGGGACGCAAAGAGTTTACAAGGCGGTATTTTACTGCAAACACCTCTGAAGGCTGGGAATGGACAAGTGTATGCCGTAGGACAAGGACCTGTTTCTACAGGAGGCTACATCGCTAGCGGTGGTGGTAGTAGCCAGCAAAAAAACTTTCTTACGACGGGTACAACTCCGAATGGAGCCATTGTAGAACGTGATGTTCCTACACAATTGGTATCTTCAGACGGATCCATTACCTTGTCTTTGAGCCAACCCGATTTTACTACAGCAACTCGTATTGCTGATACGATTGATAGTCGCTTTGGTTCCATTTCAACAACTAAGGACCCAGGGACGATTATTGTAACCGTGCCCAGTGGATATGGAAGTAATGTGGTAGGTTTTGTGGCAGCGATAGAGGAACTTTATATTAATCCTGATAATATAGCAAGAATTGTGATTAATGAGCGTACAGGCACCATTGTCATGGGTTCGAATGTATCCATTGACGAAGTTGCTGTTGCCCAAGGTGGGCTTAGTATTAGCATTACAAAAACGACAGATGTATCTCAGCCACCACCTTTTTCTAACGGATCTACTGTGACAACGAACAGTACTACAGTAAATGTGAACGAGGATAAGGCAAATATCATGGTGTTGCCATCAACGGCAAGTGTAGGAGATGTAGTCCGTGGATTAAATGCAATTGGTGCTACACCGCGAGATATTATCTCAATACTACAGGCTATAAAAGCATCTGGTGCTTTGCATGCTGATTTACAGATAATTTAA
- a CDS encoding flagellar basal body L-ring protein FlgH has protein sequence MFNLTKIIVSLALGFLCLAPMAASSVSAMSLWSDAGSANLFIDHKARAVGDTLTIIINESSSANRVGNASNSKTSSTSMNAGTGIFHGIASATAGNSDSFTAKGSLANTNTVTGQMSAQVIEVKPNGTLVISGTQSIKQNGEEQKITVSGLVRPEDILSDNTVLSTYIGNAQIRVDGNGPISKKQRQGIISQLFNFLF, from the coding sequence ATGTTTAACCTAACAAAGATTATTGTTAGCTTGGCGTTAGGTTTCTTGTGTTTGGCGCCAATGGCAGCATCTTCAGTATCAGCGATGTCCTTGTGGAGTGATGCTGGGTCTGCCAATTTATTTATTGATCATAAAGCCCGCGCAGTCGGTGATACTCTTACGATTATCATTAATGAAAGTTCCAGCGCGAATCGTGTTGGTAATGCAAGTAACTCTAAAACTTCTAGCACAAGTATGAATGCAGGTACAGGAATTTTTCATGGTATCGCTTCAGCCACTGCTGGTAACTCTGATTCTTTTACGGCAAAAGGTTCACTTGCCAATACAAATACTGTTACGGGGCAAATGTCGGCTCAGGTTATCGAAGTGAAACCCAATGGTACTTTAGTTATTTCAGGGACACAGAGCATTAAGCAAAATGGTGAAGAACAAAAAATTACAGTTTCCGGCCTGGTTCGCCCTGAAGATATACTATCAGACAATACAGTATTATCTACTTATATTGGTAATGCGCAAATTCGAGTGGATGGTAATGGCCCTATTTCGAAGAAGCAACGGCAAGGAATTATAAGTCAACTATTCAATTTCTTGTTTTAA